A part of Anser cygnoides isolate HZ-2024a breed goose chromosome 15, Taihu_goose_T2T_genome, whole genome shotgun sequence genomic DNA contains:
- the LFNG gene encoding beta-1,3-N-acetylglucosaminyltransferase lunatic fringe, with the protein MLKSCGRKLLLSLVGSMFTCLLVLMVEPPGRPGLARGEAGGAQRALQSLGAAGQAAQGSGGLRSFADYFGRLSRARREVPAAPPSPPRPPAEDISPRDVFIAVKTTKKFHKARLELLLDTWISRNRDMTFIFTDGEDEELKKQARNVINTNCSAAHSRQALSCKMAVEYDKFIESGRKWFCHVDDDNYVNVRTLVKLLSSYPHTQDIYIGKPSLDRPIQATERISENKMHPVHFWFATGGAGFCISRGLALKMSPWASGGHFMSTAEKIRLPDDCTIGYIIESVLGVKLIRSNLFHSHLENLHQVPKTEIHKQVTLSYGMFENKRNSIHMKGAFSVEEDPSRFRSVHCLLYPDTPWCPANVVY; encoded by the exons atgcTGAAGAGCTGCGgcaggaagctgctgctgtccctCGTGGGCTCCATGTTCACCTGCCTCCTGGTGCTCATGGTGGAGCCTCCGGGGAGGCCGGGGCTGGCAAGGGGAGAGGCCGGCGGGGCGCAGCGGGCGCTGCAGAgcctgggggcggcggggcaggcGGCGCAGGGCTCCGGCGGCCTCCGCAGCTTCGCCGATTATTTCGGGAGGCTGAGCCGAGCCCGCCGGGAggtgcccgccgcccccccgagccccccccggccgcccgccgaGGACATTTCCCCCCGCGACGTCTTCATCGCCGTCAAGACCACCAAAAAGTTCCACAAGGCGcgcctggagctgctgctcgaCACCTGGATCTCCCGCAATCGCGACATG ACCTTCATCTTCACAGACGGGGAGGATGAAGAGCTGAAGAAGCAAGCAC GAAACGTCATCAACACCAACTGCTCGGCCGCCCACAGCCGCCAGGCCCTGTCCTGCAAGATGGCCGTGGAGTACGACAAGTTCATCGAGTCCGGGAGAAA GTGGTTCTGCCACGTGGACGACGACAACTACGTGAACGTGCGGACGCTGGtgaagctgctctccagctacCCCCACACGCAGGACATCTACATCGGGAAGCCCAGCCTGGACCGGCCCATCCAGGCCACGGAGAGGATCAGCGAGAACAAGATG CACCCTGTGCATTTCTGGTTTGCCACGGGAGGAGCAGGGTTTTGCATCAGCCGGGGGCTGGCGCTGAAGATGAGCCCGTGGGCCAG CGGGGGCCACTTCATGAGCACGGCGGAGAAGATCCGCCTGCCCGACGACTGCACCATCGGCTACATCATCGAGTCCGTGCTGGGCGTCAAGCTCATCCGGAGCAACCTCTTCCACTCGCATCTGGAGAACCTCCACCAGGTGCCCAAGACGGAGATCCACAAACAG GTGACACTAAGCTACGGCATGTTCGAAAACAAACGCAACTCCATCCACATGAAGGGAGCCTTCTCCGTCGAGGAGGACCCATCCAG GTTCCGCTCCGTGCACTGCCTGCTGTACCCCGACACGCCGTGGTGCCCCGCCAACGTGGTGTACTAG